GAGACAGGAAATACAACAAGtaaatatttcaacttttaatttcTACATACCTATGATGTATATCCTGTTCAATTTATGCTAAAAAAACTTAGTGTAAAAcgggaatattttttaaatgttagtatttttatactaacaatTTGACTAAATGTATTCTGATTTTCTcctaaacgaaaaaaaaataatataactgatttttaaatgtagtatGGTAAATATGGCTTTAGCTGTTTTAGTGGATAAATACGATGCCGGCTGTAATAAAGAAATCGATAAGTTATTTATCCCTGTCATGATGTAGTCTTATTGGACTATTAGCATCTGTGTTTAGTACTGCGAATAGTCTCGTCTGTAAGAGTAGAAAGATGAATaatctgttaaaaatataaaatataaatttacgaaaatatttttttttttgcatgtgAAGAGACAGGAAATACAACAAGtaaatatttcaacttttaatttcTACATACCTATGATGTATATCCTGTTCAATTTATGCTAAAAAAACTTAGTGTAAAAcgggaatattttttaaatgttagtatttttatactaacaatTTGACTAAATGTATTCTGATTTTCtcctaaatgaaaaaaaaataatatatctgatTTCTAAATGTAGTATGGTAAATATGGCTTTAGCTGTTTTAGTGGATAAATACGATGCCGGCTGTAATAAAGAAATCGATAAGTTATTTATCGAAGTCATGATGTAGTCTTATTGTACTATTAGCAATTAGCATCTGTGTTTAGTACTGCGAATAGTCTCGTCTGTAAGAGTAGAGAGATGAATaatctgttaaaaatataaaatataaatttacaaaaatatatttttttttgcatgtgAAGAGACAGGAAATACAACAAGtaaatatttcaacttttaatttctacatacctataatgtatatccTGTTCAATTTATGCTAAAAAAACTTAGTGTAAaacgtgattttttttaaatgttagtatttttatactaacaatTTGACTAAATGTATTCTGATTTTCtcctaaatgaaaaaaaaataatatatctgatTTCTAAATGTAGTATGGTAAATATGGCTTTAGCTGTTTTAGTGGATAAATACGATGCCGGCTGTAATAAAGAAATCGATAAGTTATTTATCCCTGTCATGATGTAGTCTTATTGTACTGTAAGCATCTGTGTTTAGTGCCCCGTATTGTCTCGTCTGTAAGAGTAGATAGatgaataatcattaatcaatgaaaatttatagggataataaaaagttattttttcaatgtttaaaataatttctagggcatttttataaaactatatttttaaggtaTTTCATTCGTTCGTTATACCATTTATATCCATACTCTAGTTATAAGTTTTAGAGCTCTGCAAGAGCCAGATTGGTTGCTTCCAGCCTGCAGTAGCCTAACCCAAAACCGGGCCTTGGTATGCACTTAGTGTCTTAGTGTGAACTGTGAGTACTCAGTAGgcttaatatctaatatttaaatcacgAATCAAActctttattatctatagtcGCTGCCCACttctggaaaaaaataatatatattcatattggtattagtatatttttttaggtatttaaaaaaatataaattaagtataagatGAATTGTAAAATCATATTTGTAAATATGAACTAAAAATCATgtttgtaatcatattataaaataaattcgtcTTAGATTAGCAAATAACCTTTTTAGTGCGGCTAAACTGAATTTCCAACATGAACTCaaatatccataataatatggctTATAAGCAATAGTTATGATAAAGTATCGAattgtagaaataaaaatttgtttcgaGCGtagcaaaacaattattttatgatgcGTTTATATGCACGAATTGAAGTGTTCAATTACATTaccaaatatatttcaaataatttcgagGAACACTAAATAACCCTGACAGGGAACCTCAGCTGCTCCAGcccatattttaatatcgtataACTGTACTAATGTGTCAAAATCGATGAAAATTAACTGACGGACAGAATTTTAAGTCAACTGCCTCTGTTAaaccctatattataataaaaaaaaaattaacagcaCATGCATTTTGTCGCAACCAATACATGCGTTGAAAACATGTACAACAACAACTGAACAATCAAAATATCTTTCTATCATTTTAATTACTCTTCATAACTAGTATCGATATTAGTATTACGactttataagataaaaaaaatattttaatcgctatgcattaaattttttttaataggtcgattcactcttatattaaatgtaataactgttagaagaatataaaatataaatttaaatgtaaatattgttttcaggtgaagaaaaaaaaaattcagcggGTAACtatttcaacttttaatttcTACATACCTATGATGTATATCCTGTtcaatttatgttaaaaaaacttagtgtaaaacgggaatattttttaaatgttagtacTTTTATACTAACAATTTGATTAAATGCATTCTGATTTCCTTCTAAAAGATATAAAATCATGTATCTGATTTTTGAATGTAGTATGGTAAGTTATTTATCGAAATCATTATGTAGTCTTATTGTACTATAAGCATCTGTGTTTAATGCCGCGTATAGTCTCGTCTGTAAGAGTGGTAGATGAATAAccattaatcaataaaaatgtataggtataataaaaagttattttttcaatgttttaaataatttctagggcatttttttataagtatatttttaagtcatttcaTTCGTTCTTTATACCATTTAAATCCACGCCCTAGTAATAAGTTTTAGAGCTCTGCAAGGGCCAGATTGGTTCCTTCCAGCCTGCATTGGCCTAGCCCAAAACCAGGCCTGGGTATGCACTTAGCGTGACCTttgaatttagtttaaattatttttttaataaataaattcactcttatattaaatgttatgactattaaaaatataaaatataaatttaagaagaaaatatttatttttgcatgtGAAGAAactgaaaatgcaaaaaattaatatttcaacttttaatttcTACTTTAAATAATgtcagtaattttatttacagatgatatacattttacattatcatCTTCTATAGTATTTCGCCTATTAGGTATCTAGTATCTAAAGATGTATTcttgatatttcaatttttaagtaagGTATAAGgatcacaatatttatttacaatttttaatattaaaattctcataaattagttcataattaaaatattaaaaacacctTTAACCATACATGGTGccatatacaacattttttaataggtcaattcactctgatATAAAACAGattaaaacagattttttttacgttaagaTTATCCACGTTATGCGATAGATAGACGGATAATATTTATGGGGGTATAAAGCCCGgtagatttaaaaaatcaaaaatgttttagttataaaaaatgattaatgcaACAtgtgtgtaacgttttaatccCTAATTgagtaaaatgatttttttgcaGTTAAACAGGGTCTCGTATATCAACTTGTGGCGAAAGTTGTAGCAGGTTGATATAAACTTCctctattatatttcattatttaatattatacataattgtatttattataatatttatttttctaaaatattagtctataaattataatatgtatatatttatagacgATAAAGCTCGGAGAGAAAAATTAAAGAGTAAAAAAGCGAAAGAAACAAAAGAACATGATGATGCTGAAGCCGGCCTCTTTGTACGTTAATCCACCAAATCTTAATGctttaatctataatttaatgtcgtatattgtagacagttgtcagaataatataatttaatataatatgtactaaggGTGGGAATATTTTAAGACTAGATTATTGATATAGTTTAGGCCAGTGAAGCAAAATGTGCTGAGGCGACAACAATACTTTGTATTTTTGTCTATAAAACGTTATAGTACGCGCAGGCACCGTTGTCGCTGATCAATTCGGCGAGGACGTAGGTACGACAATTGTACGTGTGATACGACGATCGTAGTATGTACTGTGCGTTTcgaatttgtgttttatttatgtttgtttttacatttaaattaaagtgTTTCCTACCTGAAAACCTGAGTcttgaatattatttcagtCATTTTTTCGTTCTTACATTTTATAGGAACAGCGTCCAATTCGTCTTATGAAACTAAATAGTGTCACTGTATACGTAATATTTGAGTCATTCCAACTTAAAATGAACGGACATACAATAGGAAAGTGCCGCGTACCACCGTACTTCACGAGTTAACCGTTTCATTCTAATTTACTTTAGAGAGTGTCATTAGCTTGAGAGTACGAGGGTAAGGTGTAGTATATGGGTGAAACCACATTAATAAAAATCtgaaatttattattgcaatatatattttacatatatatatatccaacgACTCGGCAGGGTCATGAtaagtataaaaagaaaagagtgacttaaaatacacacatattattggCAACACACACCCACTTAAACTGCCGtggactataataattacagcAAGAAACCCAATACACGAAGACAATTTTTTGAGAAagcatataaaaatagttataaatagttatttaatgcaaccggaaaaactatcaaaaaattacgaaaaaccactaaaaacgagatttaaattttatgctAATGCGCATTTGGTCGACGGTGTATATACGTAGAACAGTAGAGAACACCTTTTATTTTACTAAcctattattcatttatttctcgggaataataatattataatattaaatcaacttacaatctataataaataataacaatataaaatatccagactgacaaaccgtctccattccgaatcgtttttcttatacattgatattatgtcattgaattcaagtttaacacaattattctttatacattggcccacttgtaacctactgtacggcaAAGCGAatgcgacatccacttaaccgctttttaaaatcatatctaTATATGGAACTAAACGTTCTCTACCATCATCATCCTCCTCTCCGCAGCAATCACCGCCTATCATAATttctaagaaaataaaactattctcCTCGCCAAACCGATTTGGACCACTCTCCACGGACGCCATTATCTCTGCTGATAACAATGTAGAGATTGATGCTGAATCAGTGACCTCAAATCAGGGGCAACAGAATACCACCAATGTtgcacttaaaataatttttcctcCATCTATATTTATCAAAGGCGTCCTTAACTTCATTGGACTACGCAACCACCTAACAGAAATCACTGCCCCTGACAGTTTCTCATGCAAATCGACCACTACTCATCTCAAAATCCAAGCAGACACTCCCAACAGCTACAGAAATTTAATCCATTACCTAAAAGAAACCGACGAATCATACCACACCTATCAGCCACAATCCGACAAATCACCAAGAGTAGTTATCAGAAATCTCCATCCCTCCACACCGGAGGCTGACATTGCATCAGCAATAGAAGAAATCGGCCACACCGTAAGAAATGTCACCAATGTCAGACACCAACAAACCAAAACCCCACTACCTCTCTTCTTTATTGACTTAGATCCAAATGACAGTGATAGCGATATTTTCTCCATAACCTCTATTTTGCAcacgaaaattaaaattgacgaGCCCTACAAAAATCGACAAATACCACAGTGCCAAAACTGCCAATCCTACGTCCAAACTCGTACCTACTGCGCTCATATCTCCAGGTGCGTCAAGTGCGGTGGCGAACACCCTTCTACCAACTGACCAGTGTGTGGTGAAAATCACCAGACCTTCCAGCTAAATGCACTCTTTGCGAAGGTGCGCACCCAGTCAACTATAAAGGATGTGCAGTGTACAAGCAACTGACTCGCAAGCACAATAACTTCCCAAGCAAAAAATTTCAACAACCACCGCCATTCAACTCCACCGTCAACGTCGAACAATCCCAACAGCACCCAGCTACAAAATCTTCGTCCAAGCCACAACCACGTTCGTACGCCAATGTAACCGAGGGTCACAAACTTCTCGAACCTAATCCCACATCTCCTAACAACAACGAAGGTGAGCTTTTTAAATTCCTCAAAGAGTTCAAAGCCATCCTAAACTCTCTTATAGCGCTCCTCACCACTGTCCTCTCAAATCTGACAAATATCAACAATGCCAAATAATCTAAACAACGCGTTGTCGTGATCTACTTTTAGACTAACCCCCACCACCACACGTCATGAAGTCCCATCAATGGATCTCTTCACTCAAAACCCCTTGTCcgaattaatgtaaataataactgtaactTCTCAACTTGTTGTTATGTTacccatattatttgtttttttcatctAATTCTTTCTTCACGTATGCTTATTGTAAACCTTAACTTCCAGATTGTACAATtatctagtttaaaaaaaaaaaaatatataatatataatttaaacagacaaatatataatattataccggaaaacaatttaatttaaaatgtattctgaATTAAATGCAAAATCATTAATGATTGGTTTTTAAaacatgattaatttattttcaattttaatcatTTGTATCAATCTTAATGTTCAATGAAAGTGGGTTCTACAGAAGCTACCGTTGTGGAAATAActgatattttagttaaattatgtatattacaattGTTCTTTATTGTTGAATTGGTCCaccagttaataaattataaaggtaagtgtttttttgttgtatatgtatataatgttgtaCTCCATACATCAGAggcaaaaattaaactttaaataaactaatgttATTAACGCACCAGAGTGGATATTCTAAAAAGGGCAGTTGAACAGCGTTTGGCATAGCCATGgtgtaatactatataatacgggtaatgtaataatgtaataattattgtaatcaattttaatcatattatattattaaaatgaaaatgttgatatatattataaataattggtgCTAGAgttgcaaataaaaaaatattattttatataacaatatataaagtCATCTCGTTATCGTTAGTAGAAAAAAACCTTGAAAACacttcattatttaaaacttaatacacTATGAAATTCAACGACGTTCAGTTCAATAGGTTAAGTTCTAAGCTCAGGATAAaacaatacgtattataattttatagttggtTCCCGTTTCAAGCATTTGGATATGTGCCTAATTTGCAGTATTTTCCTTTAAactattaacattaaattttcaacgaTAGTATTAATGGAAGTTTTCTCTGCGCAGcgctaatttattttaatacaatttcactttatttttataataaccagGTGTCtacgaatatttaattataatgatccATACTtgccaaaaaatatattcattatctcAATTATTTCAGGccgtaatagtaataataattttaattaattatttagtaagcCGAGAATGGTCTATAATATCAGTTTGTCTCGTCATTACTAATGCATTAAAttactatacacattatacctattactaaaaatattccATTGTTCTTAAATGTTAGTCACACGATACAAATAATCTGTTTTATGAAAGTATTATACATtgtcaaatattaaaactaattgaaTAATGGTTGTACCGTgtacttacaatattttaagtacctatcttaTGGAAACACCAACGTCCAACCtgtaaatacaataggtacatgctacatacatatattatgtccatctgaaataatgattaaaaccTGGACGAGTCGTGTAATAgacgaaataaaaatgatttatcaaaTAACTTGTAGCAACCGTTTACTTGCTCACTAAgtttacgatatattttattaacgctACATTATCTCTACATCTATTTGGTTACTTGAAAGTCaaacattgtatatatatataatatcatactcttatagtaatatatattaagttctaaattattagaaaatgaaacgtatttaaagtttgattttctatgttcgaaaaaatatatcaatggggatttgttatgtatattttctcAAATTTcgttttcacatatttttttttaatgaattaattgttACATTAACCTTTGAACAGCTGACAACTTTAACGCTCAAAgtatcattttttgtattttatgatttattgtttattccaaaattcaaatgcatattaataagtaataacagtacATCTCAGCGCCTTGTGCAGATATTTAGCGAAGTGAAATTGTTTGATGTGAAAACATCTTATGTGGCGTTCAGATTTTTTTGCTTAGGCAGTGAAATTTTTGCTGACTTGCTGATTGGTGGAGACTCGGTGCGACGCAACGATAGGCCAACTTGTGCTCAGAGGGCGTGGCTTCATTACGATCCAGGACATTGAACATGGAGCCAGCGagattgttgttgttgttgtttgttgtgtttattttatattatattattatattaccacaaTAAAACATTGTTCCGAAGATAGAATATCGCCAGGGTGGAACGCTGCATTACGTGACTATGTCGTGAAGATGATAAAACAGCAGTAACAACGTTATTgccataaaataatactaaataatacataatactaccACAATAAAACAGACGCAAGAGCGTCACATTAGTTCATCGTTGACAATTAACGTAAACAggtaacttaaaatgtattgtatacatacaatattactattttatcacATGCATGGGCGCGTAACTACGAACACGTCGTATATAATCCGCGAGGGCATTTTCCGTTGATA
This portion of the Acyrthosiphon pisum isolate AL4f chromosome A1, pea_aphid_22Mar2018_4r6ur, whole genome shotgun sequence genome encodes:
- the LOC103309642 gene encoding uncharacterized protein LOC103309642 isoform X1, giving the protein MASTMFKSYVILIVLCIIMTLIHNSSQVRETGNTTKTGNTTKTGNTTSEEKKNSAVKQGLVYQLVAKVVADDKARREKLKSKKAKETKEHDDAEAGLFVR
- the LOC103309642 gene encoding uncharacterized protein LOC103309642 isoform X2 yields the protein MASTMFKSYVILIVLCIIMTLIHNSSQVRETGNTTSEEKKNSAVKQGLVYQLVAKVVADDKARREKLKSKKAKETKEHDDAEAGLFVR